The Malus sylvestris chromosome 3, drMalSylv7.2, whole genome shotgun sequence genomic sequence ATACTTGATCCTGAGGCTTGTACTCGGACAAGCAAATAGAGCACACGGTGTCATTGCGCTGAGGGAGCCGCTGGTTTTCACCGAGTACCAACTTTGGGTACAAGCCAATTGTGGGGTCGTCGAGGCTCATGAGGACCACCATAGGCTCCGTTGAGCTGCTTATAGTAGAGAAACGGTGGTTGCGGTCTTCGTAGTAGTTAGAAGTGGCATCACCTGTGTGGCCTCTATGGGTTGAGCCTTTGACTTTAACGCATGCGTAAGAAGCGAGCATGATGGTGGAGATGAGGACGAGGATGTTGACGGCAATGGCTATGCCGTAGCCGACGCCGACACCAAGGGCTAATGCAAATGGCTCCGTCGTGAACTCTTCCTTATGTCAGAGATTAAAATGGAGGCTTGTGTGGTGTTCAACAGAAATGCTTTTCTCTTCTCTCCTCCGATCTCTCCCCACTTTTTTCTCCTTGCTTTATTTTCCTAGTTGCTTGTTATTGCTGGCATTTTTTCTCGGTGCAGCAAGTGGTGGGTCATTTTGCTCATGGGTTATTGGTTGTGCAGATTCATAGTGGAGAGTGGTAAGGTTGTGAAGGTTTCACGGTgttgagatgaaaaattgaaagagaaccgacatagcttttcgtgtcgtttcccacagacgacgccaaatgttgatgcataaaatccgacggatcttggaccaacgtaaatctgaccgtgaatcacacaaacacacaagaacacaaagatgccCAAATATCGAGGCGCAATATATGGTACCacgtacattttgtgtttgctttcctgtctctatccatttacatcactggtgaccggagcaatctagcaaaggtcacaaacttgacactttctgttgtaccaaagtccgtactgattttgtgcatcaacatttggcgccatctgtgggaatttgggtgatctggtagtggaagtgcttgagcaacaattgtgtttgtgccagatatgctaccatggagctatccttatcatcaaagttgttggtgacttggttaaccaccaattgggagttactaaagatatcaatttgtttaaccccaaggtgtttggccaaacgtaagcctgctaggagggtttcatattcggcctcattgttcgacgccttgaattggaaacgaagagcatactccatcgccactttgtcaagggtcgtaaggactagtccttctgaaaaaaataaaactttcatTATGAAGGGGAATGCATGTTCCCACCATGCTCACTTTTTGAAAAAGTCACGGGAAAAGCAATGAAGGAGATAAGATcactttctttattattttattactttatcATTATTTTGATAAGAACCTTTTGATTTACATCTGTGTGTAAATTCTTTAACAAGAGACCACATCATGCATTTGCTTTACagcttttgttgatgcacaaaatcagtgaggactttggtacaacagaaaatgtt encodes the following:
- the LOC126617241 gene encoding putative RING-H2 finger protein ATL69, whose amino-acid sequence is KEEFTTEPFALALGVGVGYGIAIAVNILVLISTIMLASYACVKVKGSTHRGHTGDATSNYYEDRNHRFSTISSSTEPMVVLMSLDDPTIGLYPKLVLGENQRLPQRNDTVCSICLSEYKPQDQVWCIPDCYHCFHAECIDEWLRMSATCLVCRNSPAPSAGPSPLSDLVPLAFNARVFIFKSLCDLDSNFLLYAIGVVRTNNLQLSTTNF